One genomic region from Maridesulfovibrio frigidus DSM 17176 encodes:
- the eno gene encoding phosphopyruvate hydratase, with product MSTIVAVWAREILDSRGNPTIEVEVVLESGATGRAAVPSGASTGVREALELRDGDENRYGGKGVQVAVANVREEIAEALVGQDALRQVSIDNFLIDLDGTENKERLGANAMLGVSMAVARAAANLLGIPLYQYLGGVNAKLLPVPLMNIINGGEHAPNNLDIQEFMIVPLGAETFAEALRMGAETFHALKSILAADGLNTAVGDEGGFAPDLDSHAEAFEYIIKAIEKAGYTPGRDIALAIDAAASEFYKDGKYVLKGEGKEFTSDELTEFYSDFCDRFPLISIEDGLAEGDWEGWERHTEVLGERVQLVGDDVFVTNPEILAEGIERAVCNSILIKLNQIGTVTETLDTIELAKQAGYTTVVSHRSGETSDHFIADLAVGLNTGQIKSGSLCRSDRLAKYNQLLRIEEDLEDEGIYFGPALREAFFPES from the coding sequence ATGAGCACTATCGTAGCTGTCTGGGCTAGAGAAATTCTTGATTCCAGAGGTAACCCCACAATTGAAGTTGAAGTGGTTCTTGAATCTGGCGCAACTGGCCGTGCTGCAGTTCCTTCCGGTGCATCTACCGGTGTTCGCGAAGCGTTAGAACTTCGTGATGGAGATGAGAACCGTTACGGCGGAAAAGGCGTACAGGTAGCTGTTGCTAACGTTCGTGAAGAAATTGCGGAAGCACTTGTTGGACAGGATGCTCTTCGTCAGGTTTCCATTGATAACTTCCTTATTGATCTTGATGGAACCGAGAACAAAGAAAGACTCGGCGCTAATGCAATGCTAGGCGTTTCCATGGCTGTAGCAAGAGCTGCTGCAAATCTGTTAGGGATTCCACTCTACCAGTACCTTGGCGGCGTAAATGCTAAACTTCTGCCTGTTCCATTGATGAATATCATCAACGGTGGAGAGCACGCACCGAACAATCTCGATATTCAGGAATTCATGATTGTGCCTCTCGGCGCTGAAACTTTCGCAGAAGCTCTTCGCATGGGCGCAGAAACTTTCCACGCACTCAAATCCATTCTCGCTGCAGACGGTCTTAATACCGCTGTCGGTGATGAAGGTGGATTCGCGCCGGATCTTGATTCCCACGCTGAAGCTTTTGAATACATCATTAAAGCAATCGAAAAGGCTGGATACACTCCGGGCCGTGATATCGCTCTTGCAATTGACGCTGCTGCTTCCGAATTCTACAAAGACGGTAAGTACGTGCTGAAAGGCGAAGGCAAAGAATTCACTTCTGATGAACTTACTGAATTCTACTCTGATTTCTGCGATCGCTTCCCGCTTATTTCCATCGAAGATGGACTTGCAGAAGGCGACTGGGAAGGCTGGGAGCGTCACACCGAAGTACTTGGTGAGCGCGTTCAGCTTGTAGGTGACGATGTTTTCGTTACTAATCCTGAAATCCTTGCAGAAGGCATCGAGCGTGCAGTTTGTAACTCCATTCTGATTAAACTTAATCAGATCGGAACTGTGACTGAAACCCTCGATACCATTGAGCTTGCTAAGCAGGCTGGTTACACCACCGTTGTTTCTCATCGTTCTGGTGAAACCAGCGATCACTTCATTGCTGATCTCGCTGTTGGTCTAAACACTGGACAGATTAAGTCCGGTTCTTTGTGCCGTAGTGACAGACTTGCTAAGTACAATCAGCTTCTCCGCATCGAAGAAGATCTTGAAGACGAAGGCATTTACTTCGGACCAGCTCTTCGCGAAGCATTCTTCCCAGAAAGCTAA
- the folD gene encoding bifunctional methylenetetrahydrofolate dehydrogenase/methenyltetrahydrofolate cyclohydrolase FolD — protein MNILNGKETALTIRGELKIEVDSLKEQYGRAPGLAVILVGEDPASEVYVRNKKIACEKSGIVSFAHHIDGGVSQQELEDLINKLNGDDSVDGILLQLPLPKGLNSQRCLELIDPAKDVDGFHPMNVGKLMLGLPGFRSCTPAGIMTLLERYNLPTSGKKAVVVGRSNIVGKPLAMMLMQYGDFANATVTVCHSRTANLAEEVKSADFVFAAIGMPKFITRDMVKPGAVVIDVGINRTDEGLVGDCDYAGLEDVASAMTPVPGGVGPMTIAQLLINTVQAFREHVA, from the coding sequence ATGAATATACTTAATGGAAAAGAAACAGCGCTCACCATTCGCGGCGAGCTTAAGATTGAAGTTGATTCCCTTAAAGAACAATATGGCAGAGCGCCCGGTTTGGCCGTCATTCTTGTCGGAGAAGATCCAGCATCAGAAGTTTATGTTCGCAATAAGAAAATCGCCTGTGAAAAATCAGGGATTGTTTCTTTCGCGCATCACATCGATGGCGGAGTTTCTCAGCAGGAACTTGAAGACCTGATCAATAAGCTTAATGGTGACGATTCCGTTGACGGTATCCTGCTCCAGCTTCCTCTTCCAAAAGGACTCAACAGCCAGCGCTGTCTAGAACTTATTGATCCCGCTAAAGATGTTGACGGCTTTCACCCAATGAATGTCGGTAAGTTAATGCTAGGATTGCCCGGTTTCCGTTCCTGCACACCCGCTGGAATCATGACCCTGTTAGAGCGCTACAATCTACCAACTTCCGGCAAAAAAGCCGTAGTAGTAGGCCGTTCAAATATCGTAGGTAAGCCACTAGCCATGATGCTGATGCAGTACGGTGATTTCGCAAACGCCACCGTGACTGTGTGTCATTCACGCACCGCAAATTTAGCAGAAGAAGTTAAGAGCGCAGATTTCGTATTCGCCGCCATCGGCATGCCGAAGTTTATCACCAGAGATATGGTGAAGCCCGGCGCAGTAGTTATTGATGTAGGTATTAACCGCACAGACGAAGGTTTGGTTGGTGATTGTGATTACGCGGGACTTGAAGATGTTGCTAGTGCAATGACACCAGTTCCCGGCGGAGTAGGGCCTATGACTATCGCACAGTTGCTTATCAATACTGTTCAGGCTTTTCGGGAGCATGTTGCTTAA